Genomic DNA from Gemmatimonadota bacterium:
CTGAGTCGGAGAGCCGCACGGCCGTCTTCGCCTTCGAACTCAAGGGTGTGCACCCCCATGATCTGGCCACCATCCTGGACGCGGAGGGGATCGCGATCCGGGCGGGGCACCATTGTGCCCAGCCGCTGATGCGGCGGCTGGGTGTGGCGGCCACGGCCCGCGCATCCTGCTATCTCTACAACACGCCGGAAGAGATCGATGCGCTGGTGGACGGGCTGGGCTCCGCTCGCAAGATCTTCGGGTGCTGAGCGGCTGGCCGGCGCTCCCGCTTTGACGCCCCCCGCCCGGCCCCTCGGGCGCCGCCCCGCTCCTGGCCAGGTGTGGGCGCCGCCTCCCGCCGCCGGCCGCCCCGTCGCCCGTCCATGACCATCGATCGTTCCACGCCGCCCCTCGGCTCGCTCTACCAGGAGCTGATCCTCGACCACTACAAGCACCCGCGGAACAAAGGCGAGCTCGAGGGCGCCACGGCCGAGGTTCACATGAACAACCCGGTTTGCGGCGACGACATCCGGCTGCAGCTCCGGGTGGCGGGGGAGCGCATCGAGGACGCGCGCTTTCTGGGGCAGGGGTGCTCGATCTCGCAGGCGTCGGTCTCGATGATGACGCAGCTCCTGAAGGGGAAGACGACGGCGGAGGCGGTGGCGCTGGCGGATCGCTTCAAGCAGATGATGCACGGCGACCCGGAAGCCGCGCGCGACAGGGCGCTGGGCGAGCTGCGCGCGTTGGCCGGGGTCAGCAGGTTCCCGGTCCGGATCAAGTGCGCGTTGCTGGGCTGGAACGCAGCCGAGGAGCTGATCAACCGGCTGCCTCAGGAACCGGCCTGACCGGGCGGCGCTTCCGAAAGCGTGCAGCCTGCGGGCGCGCGCAGAGAGGCGTCGGTTGGGCAGGTCCTGCCAGCCGTTGCCGTGCAGCCCCTTGGGGGGCGCGG
This window encodes:
- a CDS encoding SUF system NifU family Fe-S cluster assembly protein; the encoded protein is MTIDRSTPPLGSLYQELILDHYKHPRNKGELEGATAEVHMNNPVCGDDIRLQLRVAGERIEDARFLGQGCSISQASVSMMTQLLKGKTTAEAVALADRFKQMMHGDPEAARDRALGELRALAGVSRFPVRIKCALLGWNAAEELINRLPQEPA